One part of the Bdellovibrio sp. KM01 genome encodes these proteins:
- a CDS encoding DegT/DnrJ/EryC1/StrS aminotransferase family protein — protein MNDFRWPLIQNNITEADKTALVKHIMTSDRFTQGDKVKKFEQEWSKWLGVKHSIFVSSGSAANFLTLSALRDVASVGEVIVPPLTWVSDIVSVIENGFTPVFVDINPETLALDYEATKKAITKNTKAVFLTHILGLNGLSTPLQQLLKKHKIPLIEDACESHGAKMGTHKVGSIGFASNFSFYYGHHMTTIEGGMVCTNDPEFAQLVRIKRGHGLLRESTDPAQLQKHLNNSKQVYKEFDFPVVGFNFRNNELGAVLGLNQLKRLDKNNTQRSLRLHRFLKGLDKNTYFTRYNTKGSSSYALLLQILPDKAHLKSKVEKVLSDLGVEYRRGMSGGGNQLRQGFLKTRGIDIDPTAFVNTEQIHHNGFYIGNFPSLPLKWIDQLCKALNEVAK, from the coding sequence ATGAATGACTTTCGTTGGCCGTTGATTCAAAACAATATCACTGAAGCCGATAAGACGGCCTTGGTGAAGCACATCATGACTTCTGATCGCTTCACTCAAGGTGATAAAGTTAAAAAGTTCGAACAAGAATGGTCGAAGTGGTTGGGCGTAAAGCATAGTATTTTTGTCAGCTCCGGGTCGGCTGCAAATTTCCTGACGCTTTCTGCTTTAAGAGATGTCGCAAGTGTGGGCGAGGTGATCGTTCCACCACTCACCTGGGTTTCTGACATCGTTTCTGTTATTGAAAATGGTTTTACACCAGTGTTCGTTGATATTAATCCCGAAACCTTGGCTCTTGATTACGAGGCTACAAAAAAAGCCATTACCAAAAATACCAAAGCCGTTTTTTTAACGCATATTCTGGGATTGAATGGTTTAAGCACGCCGCTGCAGCAACTTTTAAAAAAGCACAAGATCCCTTTGATTGAAGATGCTTGTGAATCTCATGGCGCAAAGATGGGTACCCACAAAGTGGGAAGCATCGGCTTTGCTTCAAACTTTTCCTTTTACTATGGTCATCACATGACGACAATCGAAGGCGGTATGGTCTGCACCAATGATCCTGAATTCGCACAGCTGGTGCGAATAAAGCGGGGACACGGTCTGTTGCGCGAATCAACAGATCCAGCGCAGTTGCAAAAGCATTTAAATAACTCAAAACAAGTCTATAAAGAATTTGATTTCCCGGTGGTGGGTTTCAATTTTCGCAACAACGAGCTTGGGGCGGTCTTAGGACTCAATCAATTAAAGCGTCTGGATAAAAACAACACGCAGCGAAGTCTGCGCCTGCACAGATTCCTAAAAGGCTTGGATAAGAATACATATTTTACCCGCTATAATACCAAGGGCAGTTCCAGTTATGCTCTTTTACTACAAATCCTTCCCGATAAAGCTCACCTAAAATCTAAGGTGGAAAAAGTACTTTCAGATTTAGGAGTCGAGTACCGTCGGGGAATGTCAGGCGGAGGAAATCAACTTCGCCAAGGATTTCTAAAAACACGCGGGATTGATATCGATCCAACGGCATTTGTGAACACAGAACAAATCCATCACAACGGATTTTATATCGGGAACTTTCCGTCCCTTCCCCTTAAATGGATTGATCAGCTCTGCAAGGCACTTAACGAGGTGGCAAAATGA
- a CDS encoding B12-binding domain-containing radical SAM protein produces MDILFLNPPISEHVYQNLSGGVATLEMPVWMGMLTASMKTLGHSADQVDCAAENLSVAQTYDRVSYLRPRLICIVVYGQHPSASTQAMFGASYLCTELKKLDPELKIIMLGGHISALPLRTMQDEACDYVCEGEGPKTLDALLKTNFNDISALRKVPGLWFREDGHIQHNPMATLIEQNQLHVVFPKVDLQSLPTGNYKAPNWHCFDHIEDRQPYATVYTSLGCPFRCSFCCISAPFGKQGTFRYWQPDHIIKQFDVFAAMGVKNIKIADEMFVLKEEHFLTIADLLIERKFNFNIWVFGRIDTVKPQHVEKLKKAGINWIVLGIEAFDQTVRSGVNKGRYTENDIFEKTKMLKDGGIHVHGNFVFGLPDDTLETMQRNLDLAVELNLETANFYSAMAYPGSELYREAVRNNIELPENWLGYSQHSYDCKPLPTKHISSAEVLTFRDQAWSIYHNSPAYLNLIKSKFGPKTFEYIENLKKIKLSRKYTLDKVLAKASYE; encoded by the coding sequence TTGGATATATTGTTTTTAAATCCACCCATATCTGAACACGTCTATCAAAACTTGAGTGGCGGTGTCGCTACGCTGGAAATGCCAGTGTGGATGGGAATGCTTACGGCCTCTATGAAAACCCTGGGGCACTCGGCAGATCAGGTGGATTGTGCTGCAGAAAATCTGAGTGTCGCGCAAACGTATGATCGCGTTTCCTATCTGCGCCCTCGCTTGATTTGTATTGTCGTCTATGGGCAACACCCATCGGCTTCGACTCAAGCGATGTTTGGTGCAAGCTATCTGTGTACTGAGTTAAAAAAACTGGATCCCGAATTAAAGATTATCATGCTTGGTGGCCATATCTCCGCATTACCGCTACGGACAATGCAGGATGAAGCGTGTGATTATGTCTGCGAGGGTGAAGGTCCCAAAACTTTGGATGCTTTGTTGAAAACAAACTTCAATGACATAAGCGCTCTAAGGAAAGTTCCTGGCTTGTGGTTCCGTGAAGACGGTCACATTCAACACAATCCCATGGCAACATTAATCGAGCAGAATCAGTTGCATGTCGTGTTTCCCAAGGTGGATCTGCAATCTCTTCCAACAGGAAATTATAAAGCTCCGAATTGGCATTGCTTTGATCATATTGAAGACCGGCAACCCTACGCGACTGTTTACACGAGTTTAGGTTGTCCGTTTCGCTGCAGTTTTTGTTGCATCAGTGCGCCCTTCGGAAAACAAGGCACGTTTCGTTATTGGCAGCCAGATCACATTATTAAGCAATTTGATGTCTTTGCTGCCATGGGAGTCAAAAATATCAAGATTGCCGACGAGATGTTCGTTCTTAAAGAAGAACATTTCCTAACGATCGCGGACCTACTTATTGAAAGAAAATTTAACTTCAACATCTGGGTTTTCGGTCGCATCGATACCGTGAAACCGCAACACGTGGAAAAACTTAAAAAAGCCGGTATTAACTGGATCGTTCTGGGTATTGAGGCCTTTGATCAAACCGTAAGAAGCGGAGTGAACAAAGGCCGCTATACCGAAAACGACATCTTCGAAAAAACCAAAATGCTCAAGGACGGCGGAATTCACGTCCATGGAAACTTTGTCTTTGGTCTTCCAGATGATACTTTAGAAACCATGCAAAGAAATTTGGATTTGGCGGTCGAGCTTAATCTGGAAACTGCAAATTTCTATTCTGCCATGGCCTACCCAGGATCTGAGCTTTATCGAGAAGCCGTTCGTAATAATATCGAGCTTCCTGAAAACTGGTTGGGTTACAGCCAGCACTCCTATGATTGCAAACCTTTACCGACTAAGCATATCAGCTCGGCAGAGGTCTTAACTTTCCGCGATCAGGCATGGAGTATTTACCATAATAGCCCGGCCTATTTGAATTTGATCAAATCTAAGTTCGGACCAAAGACATTTGAATACATCGAGAATTTGAAAAAGATAAAACTCAGCCGCAAATATACTCTGGATAAAGTGTTAGCAAAGGCCTCCTATGAATGA